One Primulina huaijiensis isolate GDHJ02 chromosome 5, ASM1229523v2, whole genome shotgun sequence DNA segment encodes these proteins:
- the LOC140977669 gene encoding uncharacterized protein: protein MGYVHGTVYLLDAFMIAREMMSSVMRTFAGNNAVVARQTGPEAICERFMKMRPKEFSGTTDPLVAEGWIKSLEVIFEFMELGDEDRLLCATYMFGRNARLWWEGASVALDLATLRWTRFTEAPHRPPQQQHQSKKPFHGSCRSRGQQQQGHVVPRASEYPICVKCTRRHTRTCMYGSGKCYKCGSPDHILKNCPQKNLPTQGRVFALHAVETNTETMLLTGRIFIAGSATNALIDSGATHSFISETFVNYLKVKTIGLDIAYSVVLPSGEELTATNVVRDIDFELHGNLVYADLIVLPMPEFDIILGMDWLLRNIILIDFQRRSVLVRPLGREQFLFEPDRKLVRSQALKTASRHDLEYVRVLIVHLFEAIHSG, encoded by the exons atgggttatgtacaTGGAACAGTATACCTCCTAGATGCATTCATGATCGCACGAGAGATGATGAGCAGcgtcatgaggacg tttgcggggaacaatgctgtggtaGCCAGGCAGACGGGGCCTGAGGCTAtctgtgagcggttcatgaagatgaggccgaaggagttctcaggAACGACAGATCCTTTGGTGGCCGAGGGGTGGATTAAGTCCCTTGAGGTTATCTTTgaatttatggagcttggagatgaaGATAGGCTTCTTTGTGCAACCTATATGTTTGGAAGAAACGCTCgactatggtgggaaggagcatctgtaGCCTTGGATTTGGCTACTCTGAGATGGACGCGctttacagag gcgccgcaccgccctcctcaaCAGCAGCATCAGAGTAAGAAGCCTTTCCACGGCTCATGCAGGAGCAGAGGACAACAGCAGCAGGGACATGTAGTCCCGAGGGCCTCGGAGTATCCAATCTGTGTCAAGTGCACACGCCGCCATACTAGAacttgtatgtatggttcggggaagtgctacaagtgtggtagtcctgaCCACATACTGAAGAATTGCCCTCAGAAGAATCttcctacccaaggcagagtttttgctctccatgcagtgGAGACAAACACTGAGACGATGCtcttgacag ggagaatttttatagctggctCTGCTACaaatgccttgatagattcaggggctactcattcgttcatttcgGAGACCTTTGTAAATTACCTCAAGGTCaaaaccattgggctagatataGCATATTCGGTAGTACTGCCTTCTGGGGAGGAGCTGACTGCTACTAATgtggtccgagacatagacttcgaacttcatggtaatcttgTTTATGCAGATCTTATCGTAttaccgatgccagaatttgatattattctgGGCATGGACTGGCTATTAAGGAACATaattttgattgacttccagcggagatctgttctagtccgaccgcttggGAGAGAacagttcttattcgaaccagacag